One genomic region from Tripterygium wilfordii isolate XIE 37 chromosome 20, ASM1340144v1, whole genome shotgun sequence encodes:
- the LOC119986714 gene encoding glutaredoxin domain-containing cysteine-rich protein 1, with protein MGCNSSKRIDVAVDVYRPPPSSIAVFDVNGIQEPWLMVEHDASEEENEKTSHVPNPLLEKLNTLETTDAPHSWEEVSKVLENLKPTAVPAALSPKKDTAPPPPPPAASIKKQGFHTLEELEEKLSPKPNQTELKKPGPIKTQKKEFKKLEDRVVTESRTESKTELVVKPLKQNIFIVKDRLEREQEGKAAIYDKLMSLKRDPLAQFEEKCPPGGGNSVVLYTTSLRGVRKTFDDCCRVKTILEGHRVVFDERDVSLHGGFLGELKELLGEEATVPRLFVKGRYLGAAEQVVEINESGKLGRILSYAGVDRGVGRQACEGCGGARFVPCLDCGGSCKVVIGDTKERCGKCNENGLVHCPACL; from the coding sequence ATGGGTTGCAACTCCTCAAAGAGAATCGATGTCGCCGTCGACGTCTACCGTCCACCTCCTTCCAGCATCGCCGTATTCGACGTCAATGGCATCCAAGAGCCCTGGCTCATGGTGGAGCATGATGCATCGGAGGAGGAAAATGAAAAGACCTCTCACGTGCCTAATCCCCTGCTTGAGAAGCTCAACACGCTCGAGACCACCGATGCTCCTCACTCATGGGAGGAAGTTAGCAAAGTTCTAGAGAATCTCAAGCCCACCGCCGTCCCCGCCGCCCTGTCGCCAAAAAAAGACACAGCTCCGCCTCCGCCCCCTCCTGCCGCTTCAATTAAAAAACAGGGGTTTCACACGCTCGAAGAGCTTGAGGAGAAGTTGTCTCCAAAGCCGAATCAAACTGAATTGAAGAAGCCGGGGCCGATTAAGACCCAGAAGAAAGAGTTCAAGAAGCTGGAGGACCGAGTTGTGACAGAGTCAAGAACAGAGTCGAAGACCGAGTTGGTTGTGAAGCCATTGAAGCAGAATATATTCATAGTGAAAGACAGATTGGAGAGAGAGCAAGAAGGGAAAGCCGCGATATACGATAAGTTGATGAGCCTCAAGCGGGACCCACTCGCGCAATTCGAGGAGAAGTGTCCACCTGGAGGAGGAAATTCCGTCGTCCTCTACACGACGTCGTTGCGGGGTGTGCGGAAGACGTTCGATGACTGTTGCCGAGTCAAGACGATTCTGGAGGGTCACCGAGTCGTGTTCGACGAGAGGGACGTGTCGTTGCACGGTGGATTCCTCGGCGAGTTGAAGGAGTTGTTGGGGGAGGAGGCCACTGTGCCGCGGCTCTTTGTGAAGGGGAGGTATTTAGGGGCGGCGGAACAGGTGGTGGAGATTAACGAGTCGGGTAAACTCGGGAGAATACTGAGTTACGCAGGTGTGGATAGAGGGGTTGGAAGACAAGCGTGCGAAGGGTGTGGTGGCGCGAGGTTTGTGCCTTGTTTGGATTGTGGTGGGAGTTGTAAAGTGGTGATTGGTGATACGAAGGAAAGGTGTGGGAAGTGTAATGAGAATGGGTTGGTTCACTGTCCAGCTTGTCTGTAG
- the LOC119986434 gene encoding RNA polymerase II transcriptional coactivator KELP has protein sequence MELELKQKIEKTVREILQEANMDETTEYQIREAASAKLGFDLSKPEHKGFVRRVVNCFLEEENAKEIKELEENAKQQVEEEEGEEEEERGVAVANDDKEYDDDGDLIVCRLSDKRRVTIQNFRGRNLVSIREFYKKDGKELPSNKGISLTDEQWGTLRNNVSAIEKAVDKMNSRLM, from the exons ATGGAACTAGAATTGAAACAGAAGATCGAGAAGACAGTGCGTGAGATTCTGCAAGAAGCGAACATGGACGAGACCACCGAGTACCAAATCCGGGAGGCAGCGTCGGCGAAGCTGGGCTTCGACCTCTCCAAGCCTGAGCACAAGGGATTTGTTAGGCGCGTGGTCAATTGCTTCCTGGAAGAAGAGAACGcgaaagaaatcaaagaactAGAAGAGAACGCGAAACAACAGGTTGAAGAggaggaaggagaagaagaagaagaacgagGAGTAGCCGTTGCAAACGACGACAAGGAGTACGACGATGATGGTGATCTCATAGTATGCAGG TTGTCAGACAAGAGAAGAGTGACAATACAGAACTTCAGGGGAAGGAACTTGGTCTCAATAAGGGAATTCTATAAAAAGGATGGCAAGGAACTTCCTTCTAATAAAG GAATAAGCTTGACGGATGAGCAATGGGGAACTCTAAGGAACAATGTTTCTGCTATAGAGAAAGCTGTTGATAAGATGAACTCGCGCTTGATGTGA
- the LOC119986435 gene encoding uncharacterized protein LOC119986435, translating into MAITLLSVPTPHRTPLFGNKLLHGNGSTTLLRYPSMSVIPVSAAASSSPPSNSVVEDGPSTPPDTLPVQRESSTQELEQLPLRGCKACGREEIEKGCNGEGRIQGGIATVAGFGWWPIKAYRPCPGLVASGGRYRRRGQSMDEVGFGRAET; encoded by the exons ATGGCAATAACCCTTCTCTCTGTTCCCACTCCTCACCGGACTCCACTCTTTGGAAACAAATTGTTGCATGGCAATGGCTCCACAACTCTCCTTAGGTACCCATCCATGTCTGTTATCCCTGTCTctgctgctgcttcttcttctcctccttcaaaTTCTGTTGTAGAAGATGGTCCTTCCACACCACCTGATACTCTTCCTGTCCAACGCGAGTCTTCCACTCAAGAACTTGAACAGCTTCCTCTCAG GGGTTGCAAGGCATGCGGGAGAGAGGAAATTGAAAAGGGATGCAATGGCGAGGGAAGGATTCAAGGTGGGATTGCTACTGTCGCAGGGTTTGGCTGGTGGCCAATAAAGGCATACAGGCCTTGTCCTGGACTTGTAGCATCTGGTGGCAGGTATAGGCGGCGTGGCCAAAGCATGGATGAGGTTGGCTTTGGAAGAGCGGAGACATGA
- the LOC119987462 gene encoding B2 protein-like, producing the protein MENNQQSFYQFSDQLRLRSSSLANLTLNDSIWSNSYSSKRPDERRNFDIRVGGEINNNSSSFNNLKPKGSDFNDFNGFNYDWKMGNNFGVNQINPIYPISPIGSQNSVGVGLNGGFNKGIYSNPINNYSFDLNLTSGKSKAEDDYGGKGGRKNKKKSEKDNNSENNKESKGDKRFKTLPPSESLPRNETIGGYIFVCSNDTMAENLKRQLFGLPPRYRDSVRAITPGLPLFLYNYSTHLLYGVFEAAGFGGTNIDPSAWEDKKCPGESRFPAQVRVVTRKICEPLEEDSFRPILHHYDGPKFRLELNIPEALSLLDVFEETSP; encoded by the exons ATGGAGAATAACCAGCAATCGTTCTACCAGTTCAGTGATCAGTTGAGGCTGCGGAGTTCAAGCTTGGCGAATCTCACACTCAACGACTCGATCTGGAGCAACTCGTATTCATCAAAGAGGCCTGATGAGAGGAGGAACTTTGATATCAGAGTTGGTGGAGAaatcaacaacaacagcagttCCTTCAACAATCTGAAGCCAAAAGGGTCTGATTTCAACGATTTTAATGGGTTCAATTATGATTGGAAGATGGGGAACAATTTTGGCGTCAATCAAATCAATCCGATCTACCCAATTAGTCCGATTGGATCTCAAAATAGTGTTGGGGTTGGACTCAATGGTGGATTCAATAAGGGGATTTATTCAAATCCAATTAATAATTACAGCTTTGATCTTAATTTGACGAGTGGGAAGAGCAAAGCGGAGGATGATTATGGAGGCAAAGGAGGaaggaagaacaagaagaagagtgAAAAAGACAACAATAGCGAGAATAACAAGGAAAGTAAAGGCGATAAGAGGTTTAAGACATTACCACCATCAGAATCTCTGCCTAGGAATGAAACAATTGGTGGGTATATTTTTGTCTGTAGCAATGATACCATGGCAGAGAATCTCAAGAGACAGCTCTTCG GTCTGCCTCCACGTTACAGAGACTCTGTTAGGGCTATAACTCCTGGATTGCCCCTCTTCCTCTACAACTACTCCACTCATCTACTATATGGAGTCTTCGAG GCTGCAGGCTTTGGAGGGACTAACATTGATCCTTCTGCCTGGGAAGACAAGAAATGCCCTGGTGAATCCCGCTTCCCTGCTCAG GTTAGAGTTGTGACAAGGAAAATCTGTGAGCCATTGGAGGAGGATTCCTTCAGGCCGATTCTTCACCATTACGACGGCCCCAAGTTCCGCCTCGAGCTAAACATACCAGAG GCACTGTCCCTGTTGGATGTATTTGAAGAAACGAGTCCTTGA